The following are encoded in a window of Kitasatospora fiedleri genomic DNA:
- a CDS encoding acetate kinase: MTAGTRVLVLNAGSSSVKYQLIDMLDGSKLASGLVERIGEEGGRLLHLPLTGEPRETLRRFAGHDVALEAVAGELAADLMGLDSPELAAIGHRVVHGGLRFTRPTLVTDAVLAEIRRLIPVAPLHNPANITGIEVARALRPDLPQVAVFDTAFHATLPEHAARYAIDRATADAHRVRRYGFHGTSHRYVSRATARLLGRDPAELNVIVLHLGNGASASAVAGGVCVETSMGLTPLEGLVMGTRSGDVDPGLVFHLHRVGGMSIDEIDDLLNRRSGLLGLCGDNDMREVVRRAQEGEEDAKLAFDAYVHRVRRYLGGYYAVLGRVDAVAFTAGVGENSAEVRAAVCANLEELGISVDPELNAVRSREARTVSPSYSRVTVAVVPTDEELEIAQQTFALVHEV, translated from the coding sequence GTGACCGCCGGTACCCGTGTCCTGGTGCTGAACGCCGGGTCGTCCTCGGTGAAGTACCAGCTGATCGACATGCTGGACGGCTCGAAGCTGGCCTCCGGCCTGGTGGAGCGGATCGGCGAGGAGGGCGGCCGACTGCTGCACCTGCCGCTGACCGGGGAGCCGCGCGAGACGCTGCGGCGGTTCGCCGGGCACGACGTGGCGCTGGAGGCGGTGGCCGGGGAGCTGGCCGCGGACCTGATGGGCCTGGACTCGCCGGAGCTGGCGGCGATCGGCCACCGGGTGGTGCACGGCGGGCTGCGCTTCACCCGGCCGACCCTGGTCACCGACGCGGTGCTGGCCGAGATCCGCCGGCTGATCCCGGTCGCGCCGCTGCACAACCCGGCGAACATCACCGGCATCGAGGTGGCCCGGGCGCTGCGGCCGGACCTGCCGCAGGTCGCGGTGTTCGACACCGCGTTCCACGCCACGCTGCCCGAGCACGCGGCCCGCTACGCGATCGACCGGGCCACCGCCGACGCGCACCGGGTGCGCCGCTACGGCTTCCACGGCACCTCGCACCGGTACGTCTCCCGGGCCACCGCCCGGCTGCTCGGCCGGGACCCGGCGGAGCTGAACGTGATCGTGCTGCACCTGGGCAACGGCGCCTCGGCCTCGGCGGTGGCGGGCGGGGTGTGCGTGGAGACCTCGATGGGCCTGACCCCGCTGGAGGGCCTGGTGATGGGCACCCGCTCCGGCGACGTGGACCCGGGCCTGGTGTTCCACCTGCACCGGGTGGGCGGGATGAGCATCGACGAGATCGACGACCTGCTGAACCGGCGCAGCGGCCTGCTGGGCCTGTGCGGGGACAACGACATGCGCGAGGTGGTGCGCCGGGCCCAGGAGGGCGAGGAGGACGCCAAGCTGGCGTTCGACGCCTACGTGCACCGCGTCCGGCGCTACCTGGGCGGCTACTACGCGGTGCTGGGGCGGGTGGACGCGGTGGCGTTCACCGCGGGTGTCGGGGAGAACTCCGCCGAGGTGCGGGCCGCGGTCTGTGCCAATCTGGAGGAGCTGGGCATTTCGGTCGACCCGGAGCTGAACGCGGTGCGCTCGCGGGAGGCGCGGACGGTCTCGCCGTCCTACTCGCGGGTCACCGTCGCCGTGGTGCCGACCGACGAGGAGCTGGAGATCGCCCAGCAGACGTTCGCGCTGGTCCACGAGGTGTAG
- a CDS encoding acyl-CoA mutase large subunit family protein, whose product MDAEQIEAGRQRWQQRYDRARKRDADFTTLSGEEVAPVYGPPPGQEVEGFERIGWPGEYPYTRGLHPTGYRGRAWTIRQFAGFGNAEQTNERYRMILDSGGGGLSVAFDMPTLMGYDSDDARSLGEVGHCGVAIDSAADMEVLFRGIPLGEVTTSMTISGPAVPVFCMYLVAAERQGVDPAVLNGTLQTDIFKEYIAQKEWLFAPEPHLRLIGDLMEHCAAGIPAYKPLSVSGYHIREAGATAAQELAYTLADGLAYVELGLSRGLDVDVFAPGLSFFFDAHLDFFEEIAKFRAARRIWARWMRDHFGAKTDKAQWLRFHTQTAGVSLTAQQPYNNVVRTAVEALSAVLGGTNSLHTNALDETLALPSEQAAEIALRTQQVIMEETGVTNVADPLGGSWYVEALTDRIERQAEAIFQQILDKGGLGREGAEHPIGPMTSGILRGIEEGWFTGEIAEAAFRYQQGVEKGDKRVVGVNCHPRSVTPELEILRVSHEVEREQVRALRERKARRDEDAVRAGLDAMLAAARSGANMIEPMLRAVRAEATLGEICHALREEWGTYQENASF is encoded by the coding sequence ATGGACGCCGAGCAGATCGAGGCCGGACGGCAGCGCTGGCAGCAGCGGTACGACAGGGCGCGCAAGCGCGACGCGGACTTCACCACGCTGAGCGGCGAGGAGGTCGCCCCGGTCTACGGCCCGCCGCCCGGCCAGGAGGTCGAGGGCTTCGAGCGGATCGGCTGGCCCGGCGAGTACCCCTACACCCGCGGCCTGCACCCCACCGGCTACCGCGGCCGGGCCTGGACCATCCGCCAGTTCGCCGGCTTCGGCAACGCCGAGCAGACCAACGAGCGCTACCGGATGATCCTCGACTCCGGCGGCGGCGGCCTCTCCGTCGCCTTCGACATGCCGACCCTGATGGGCTACGACTCCGACGACGCCCGCTCGCTCGGCGAGGTCGGCCACTGCGGCGTCGCCATCGACTCCGCCGCCGACATGGAGGTGCTGTTCCGCGGCATCCCGCTCGGCGAGGTCACCACCTCGATGACCATCAGCGGCCCCGCCGTCCCGGTCTTCTGCATGTACCTGGTCGCCGCCGAGCGCCAGGGCGTCGACCCCGCCGTCCTCAACGGCACCCTGCAGACCGATATCTTCAAGGAGTACATCGCGCAGAAGGAGTGGCTCTTCGCCCCCGAGCCCCACCTGCGCCTGATCGGCGACCTGATGGAGCACTGCGCGGCCGGCATCCCCGCCTACAAGCCGCTCTCCGTCTCCGGCTACCACATCCGCGAGGCCGGGGCCACGGCCGCCCAGGAGCTCGCCTACACCCTCGCCGACGGCCTCGCCTACGTCGAGCTCGGCCTCTCCCGCGGCCTCGACGTGGACGTCTTCGCCCCCGGCCTGTCCTTCTTCTTCGACGCCCACCTCGACTTCTTCGAGGAGATCGCCAAGTTCCGCGCCGCCCGCCGGATCTGGGCCCGCTGGATGCGCGACCACTTCGGCGCGAAGACCGACAAGGCGCAGTGGCTGCGCTTCCACACCCAGACCGCCGGCGTCTCGCTCACCGCCCAGCAGCCCTACAACAACGTGGTCCGCACCGCCGTCGAGGCGCTCTCCGCCGTCCTCGGCGGCACCAACTCGCTGCACACCAACGCCCTCGACGAGACGCTCGCCCTCCCCAGCGAGCAGGCCGCCGAGATCGCCCTGCGCACCCAGCAGGTGATCATGGAGGAGACCGGCGTCACCAACGTCGCCGACCCGCTCGGCGGCTCCTGGTACGTCGAGGCGCTCACCGACCGGATCGAGCGGCAGGCCGAGGCGATCTTCCAGCAGATCCTGGACAAGGGCGGCCTCGGCAGGGAGGGCGCCGAGCACCCGATCGGCCCGATGACCTCCGGCATCCTGCGCGGCATCGAGGAGGGCTGGTTCACCGGCGAGATCGCCGAGGCCGCCTTCCGCTACCAGCAGGGCGTCGAGAAGGGCGACAAGCGGGTGGTCGGCGTCAACTGCCACCCCCGCAGCGTCACCCCCGAGCTGGAGATCCTCCGGGTCAGCCACGAGGTCGAACGCGAGCAGGTCCGCGCCCTGCGCGAGCGCAAGGCGCGGCGCGACGAGGACGCCGTCCGGGCCGGCCTCGACGCGATGCTGGCCGCCGCCCGCTCCGGCGCCAACATGATCGAGCCGATGCTCCGGGCCGTCCGCGCCGAGGCCACCCTCGGCGAGATCTGCCACGCCCTGCGCGAGGAGTGGGGCACCTACCAGGAGAACGCCAGCTTCTAG
- a CDS encoding DUF3817 domain-containing protein: MKQSVLTRYRAMAYVTGVLLILLTLGVIAKYVLDISGASGFTTAVGIAHGWLYVVYLAFAFDLGTKAKWPMGKLLWTLLAGTVPTAVFFVERRVVREVAPLVAAPEPVAA; encoded by the coding sequence ATGAAGCAGAGTGTGCTGACCCGCTACCGCGCCATGGCCTACGTCACCGGTGTGCTCCTGATCCTGCTCACCCTCGGGGTGATCGCCAAGTACGTCCTCGACATCTCGGGCGCGTCCGGCTTCACCACCGCGGTCGGAATCGCGCACGGCTGGCTCTACGTGGTCTACCTGGCGTTCGCCTTCGACCTGGGCACCAAGGCCAAGTGGCCGATGGGCAAGCTGCTCTGGACCCTGCTGGCCGGCACCGTCCCCACCGCCGTGTTCTTCGTCGAGCGCCGGGTCGTCCGCGAGGTCGCGCCGCTGGTCGCCGCACCGGAGCCGGTCGCCGCCTGA
- the trxA gene encoding thioredoxin: MQSRNSRLNSSALRGAVDLAAVKAAGEAAQKAEQTRAERARQAAAGDGPALADYPLVLDVTEETFESEVVQRSAEVPVVVDFWAEWCGPCKQLSPVLERLAEEYAGRIVLAKIDVDANPEIAQQFGIQGIPAVMAVVAGQLVPLFQGAENEANVRKILDQLIAVAEQRFGIVGGAAGGGEDAAAEPRVPADPALEAAHDALDRGDLAGAVRAYQNVLSDRPGHVEAKLGLAQAQLLQRVEQLDPQQVRADAAADPKDVPAQLRAADLDLVGGHVEDAFGRLVDTVARTFGEDRDAARLRLLELFEVIGSEDPRTVAARQALARVLF; encoded by the coding sequence ATGCAGTCACGGAATTCGCGTCTCAACAGCTCCGCCCTCCGCGGTGCGGTGGACCTCGCCGCGGTGAAGGCGGCCGGAGAGGCCGCCCAGAAGGCGGAGCAGACCCGGGCCGAGCGGGCCCGGCAGGCAGCGGCGGGCGACGGCCCGGCGCTCGCGGACTACCCCCTGGTCCTGGACGTCACCGAGGAGACCTTCGAGTCCGAGGTGGTCCAGCGCTCGGCCGAGGTCCCGGTGGTGGTGGACTTCTGGGCCGAGTGGTGCGGCCCGTGCAAGCAGCTCAGCCCGGTGCTGGAGCGCCTCGCCGAGGAGTACGCCGGCCGGATCGTGCTCGCCAAGATCGACGTGGACGCCAACCCGGAGATTGCCCAGCAGTTCGGGATCCAGGGCATCCCGGCCGTGATGGCGGTGGTGGCGGGCCAGCTGGTGCCGCTGTTCCAGGGCGCCGAGAACGAGGCGAACGTCCGCAAGATCCTGGACCAGCTGATCGCGGTGGCCGAGCAGCGCTTCGGCATCGTCGGCGGGGCCGCCGGCGGCGGCGAGGACGCGGCGGCCGAGCCCCGGGTGCCGGCCGACCCGGCGCTGGAGGCCGCGCACGACGCGCTGGACCGGGGCGACCTGGCGGGCGCGGTGCGGGCGTACCAGAACGTGCTGAGCGACCGGCCCGGGCACGTCGAGGCCAAGCTGGGCCTGGCCCAGGCCCAGCTGCTGCAGCGGGTGGAGCAGCTCGACCCGCAGCAGGTGCGCGCCGACGCGGCGGCCGATCCGAAGGACGTACCGGCCCAGCTGCGGGCCGCGGACCTGGACCTGGTCGGCGGACACGTGGAGGACGCCTTCGGACGCCTGGTCGACACCGTCGCCCGGACGTTCGGCGAGGACCGGGACGCGGCGCGGCTGCGGCTGCTGGAGCTGTTCGAGGTGATCGGTTCGGAGGACCCGCGCACCGTGGCGGCCCGCCAGGCGCTGGCCCGGGTGCTGTTCTGA
- a CDS encoding DUF6114 domain-containing protein, whose translation MSSATVEAWPENPVGPVGRTRRGFRAWRRTRPFWGGLLAMIAGVPILYFPYAHLSLGGLTVAMATTAGAGSMIIGLLMISLGLTAWFQPLVRIFCGVATTILALISVPVSNLGGFGMGLVPGLIAGGLLVSWAPLPEPVADPATESAAEFAAAPQPAPVAQLPAQAAAERPLEHGAVPQAPAGEEQR comes from the coding sequence ATGTCCAGCGCAACCGTCGAGGCCTGGCCCGAGAACCCGGTCGGTCCGGTCGGCCGCACCCGGCGGGGGTTCCGCGCGTGGCGGCGCACCCGGCCGTTCTGGGGCGGGCTGCTCGCGATGATCGCCGGCGTGCCGATCCTGTACTTCCCCTACGCCCACCTCAGCCTGGGCGGCCTGACGGTGGCGATGGCCACCACCGCCGGCGCCGGCTCGATGATCATCGGCCTGCTGATGATCTCGCTCGGGCTGACCGCCTGGTTCCAGCCCTTGGTGCGGATCTTCTGCGGGGTGGCGACCACCATCCTGGCGCTGATCTCCGTCCCGGTCTCCAACCTCGGCGGCTTCGGCATGGGCCTGGTGCCCGGTCTGATCGCCGGCGGCCTGCTGGTGTCCTGGGCGCCGCTGCCGGAGCCGGTCGCCGACCCGGCCACCGAGTCCGCGGCCGAGTTCGCCGCCGCGCCGCAGCCGGCCCCCGTCGCGCAGCTGCCCGCGCAGGCCGCCGCCGAGCGGCCGCTGGAGCACGGGGCCGTCCCGCAGGCGCCCGCCGGAGAGGAGCAGCGGTGA
- a CDS encoding sigma-70 family RNA polymerase sigma factor, with protein sequence MTGGARLAERFEEHRPRLRAVAYRMLGSLGEADDVVQETWLRLDRHAEEVENLGGWLTTVASRVCLNELRGRERRREEELDTSVPDPVLAAPERDDPEAVALLGDRVGIALQVVLGTLGPAERLGFVLHDLFAVPFEEIAPLLDKSPAAVRQAVGRARRRVREGAPEPDRDPAAQRAAVEAFRAASRDGDFEALVAVLAPDAVLRADGGTALAALSKVLRGNRAIASSAQGFRHLLPFGRPVLVNGAYGVLTVVDGAPVSVMAFTVVDGLVARIDVLADPERLAALDLTGLDGLDD encoded by the coding sequence ATGACCGGGGGAGCGCGGCTCGCCGAGCGGTTCGAGGAGCACCGGCCCAGGCTGCGGGCGGTGGCGTACCGGATGCTCGGGTCACTGGGCGAGGCCGACGACGTGGTGCAGGAGACCTGGCTGCGGCTGGACCGGCACGCCGAGGAGGTGGAGAACCTGGGCGGCTGGCTGACCACCGTCGCCTCCCGGGTCTGCCTGAACGAGCTGCGCGGCCGGGAGCGGCGGCGCGAGGAGGAACTGGACACCTCGGTGCCGGACCCGGTGCTGGCCGCGCCGGAGCGGGACGACCCGGAGGCGGTCGCGCTGCTGGGCGACCGGGTGGGGATCGCGCTCCAGGTGGTGCTGGGCACGCTGGGCCCGGCCGAGCGGCTCGGGTTCGTGCTGCACGACCTGTTCGCGGTGCCGTTCGAGGAGATCGCGCCGCTGCTGGACAAGTCCCCGGCGGCGGTGCGGCAGGCGGTCGGCCGGGCCCGCCGGCGGGTGCGCGAGGGCGCCCCGGAGCCGGACCGCGACCCGGCGGCCCAGCGGGCCGCGGTGGAGGCGTTCCGGGCGGCGTCCCGGGACGGCGACTTCGAGGCCCTGGTGGCGGTGCTGGCCCCGGACGCGGTGCTGCGGGCGGACGGCGGCACCGCGCTGGCGGCGCTCAGCAAGGTGCTCCGCGGCAACCGGGCGATCGCGTCCTCGGCGCAGGGCTTCCGGCACCTGCTGCCGTTCGGCCGCCCGGTGCTGGTGAACGGCGCCTACGGGGTGCTGACGGTGGTGGACGGCGCGCCGGTCTCGGTGATGGCGTTCACCGTGGTGGACGGCCTGGTCGCGCGGATCGACGTGCTGGCCGACCCGGAGCGGCTGGCGGCGCTGGACCTGACCGGCCTGGACGGCCTCGACGACTGA
- a CDS encoding TetR/AcrR family transcriptional regulator, translating into MAPTTRQPAEHQDPPAQDAAPVEDAPPGAPPARGKGRPRSAAADQAILDATREALAELGWGGLTMGDVALRAGVAKTTLYRRWPSKSELVVDAIASLFDQLECADRGSLQADIEAVVARFAELLSLPETQAALLALFAEGSRDPQLRRRIRERIVQPQKVLVELGRANAQARGEMDPDRDRAAADEEIDIIFDTIAGTVEHRLLVSGEPVTPDWIRRFTTLLLGPFPGLLR; encoded by the coding sequence GTGGCCCCCACCACCCGGCAGCCCGCCGAGCACCAGGACCCGCCCGCCCAGGACGCCGCACCCGTCGAGGACGCCCCGCCCGGCGCCCCGCCCGCCCGCGGCAAGGGCCGCCCCCGCAGCGCCGCCGCCGACCAGGCCATCCTCGACGCCACCCGCGAGGCGCTCGCCGAACTCGGCTGGGGCGGGCTCACCATGGGCGACGTCGCCCTGCGGGCCGGCGTCGCCAAGACCACCCTCTACCGGCGCTGGCCGTCCAAGAGCGAACTCGTCGTCGACGCCATCGCCAGCCTCTTCGACCAGCTGGAGTGCGCCGACCGCGGCAGCCTCCAGGCCGACATCGAGGCCGTGGTCGCCCGCTTCGCCGAGCTGCTCAGCCTCCCCGAGACCCAGGCCGCGCTGCTCGCCCTGTTCGCCGAGGGCTCCCGCGACCCGCAGCTGCGCCGGCGGATTCGGGAGCGGATCGTCCAGCCGCAGAAGGTCCTGGTCGAACTCGGCCGGGCCAACGCCCAGGCGCGCGGCGAGATGGACCCGGACCGGGACCGGGCCGCCGCCGACGAGGAGATCGACATCATCTTCGACACCATCGCCGGCACCGTCGAGCACCGGCTGCTGGTGAGCGGCGAACCCGTCACCCCGGACTGGATCCGCCGCTTCACCACCCTGCTGCTGGGCCCCTTCCCGGGGCTGCTGCGCTGA
- the pyk gene encoding pyruvate kinase yields MRRAKIVCTLGPATDSYEQLKAIVEAGMNVARLNMSHGSHAEHEDRYRRVRQVSEDTGRTIGVLADLQGPKIRLATFANGPVTVDNGDTFTITTEDVPGDQHICGTTYKGLPGDVKPGDPILINDGVIALEVVSVDGPRVKTVVVEGGVLSNNKGINLPGAAVNVPALSEKDKDDLRFALQLGVDMVALSFVRNAGDIDDVHKVMDEVGIRVPVIAKIEKPQAVEAMEEIVLAFDAIMVARGDLAVEYPLEKVPLVQKRLVTLARRNAKPVIVATQMMESMIHASRPTRAEVSDVANAILDGADAVMLSAESSVGKYPVETVKTMSRIAEKAEEELLSQGLQPLNPGRKPRTQGGSVARAACELGDFLDGKALVAFTKSGDTARRLSRYRSPIPVIAFTPDVATRNQLSLSWGVEAYVSEQVATTDEMVEQVDRELLKMNRLAEGDTVIVTAGVPVGIPGTTNMVQVHHLGARSES; encoded by the coding sequence ATGCGCCGAGCGAAAATTGTCTGCACCCTGGGTCCCGCGACGGACTCCTACGAACAGCTGAAGGCCATCGTCGAAGCGGGCATGAACGTCGCCCGCCTCAACATGAGCCACGGCTCCCACGCCGAGCACGAGGACCGGTACCGCCGCGTCCGCCAGGTCTCGGAGGACACCGGCCGCACCATCGGCGTGCTGGCCGACCTGCAGGGCCCCAAGATCCGTCTGGCGACCTTCGCCAACGGCCCGGTGACCGTTGACAACGGCGACACGTTCACCATCACCACCGAGGACGTCCCCGGTGACCAGCACATCTGCGGCACCACCTACAAGGGCCTGCCCGGCGACGTGAAGCCCGGCGACCCGATCCTGATCAACGACGGCGTCATCGCCCTGGAGGTCGTCAGCGTCGACGGCCCGCGGGTGAAGACCGTGGTGGTCGAGGGCGGCGTGCTCTCCAACAACAAGGGCATCAACCTGCCCGGCGCGGCGGTCAACGTCCCCGCGCTGTCCGAGAAGGACAAGGACGACCTGCGCTTCGCCCTCCAGCTGGGCGTCGACATGGTCGCGCTGTCGTTCGTCCGCAACGCCGGGGACATCGACGACGTGCACAAGGTCATGGACGAGGTCGGCATTCGTGTGCCGGTCATCGCCAAGATCGAGAAGCCGCAGGCCGTCGAGGCCATGGAGGAGATCGTCCTCGCCTTCGACGCGATCATGGTGGCCCGCGGCGACCTCGCCGTCGAGTACCCGCTGGAGAAGGTGCCGCTGGTCCAGAAGCGGCTGGTCACCCTCGCCCGCCGCAACGCCAAGCCGGTCATCGTCGCCACCCAGATGATGGAGTCGATGATCCACGCCTCGCGCCCGACCCGCGCCGAGGTCTCCGACGTCGCCAACGCCATCCTGGACGGGGCGGACGCGGTCATGCTGTCCGCCGAGTCGAGCGTCGGCAAGTACCCGGTCGAGACCGTCAAGACCATGAGCAGGATCGCCGAGAAGGCCGAGGAGGAGCTGCTCTCGCAGGGCCTCCAGCCGCTCAACCCGGGCCGCAAGCCCCGCACCCAGGGCGGCTCGGTCGCCCGCGCCGCGTGCGAGCTGGGCGACTTCCTGGACGGCAAGGCGCTGGTCGCGTTCACCAAGTCCGGTGACACCGCGCGCCGGCTCTCCCGCTACCGCTCGCCGATCCCGGTGATCGCCTTCACCCCGGACGTCGCCACCCGCAACCAGCTCTCGCTGAGCTGGGGCGTCGAGGCGTACGTCTCGGAGCAGGTGGCCACCACCGACGAGATGGTCGAGCAGGTCGACCGCGAGCTGCTCAAGATGAACCGCCTCGCCGAGGGCGACACCGTGATCGTCACGGCCGGCGTGCCGGTCGGCATCCCGGGCACCACCAACATGGTCCAGGTGCACCACCTGGGCGCCCGCTCGGAGAGCTGA
- a CDS encoding DUF6230 family protein: MSQSYGKTRWKRFALVMVPSIAATAAIGVSLANSALAASFSVSGQQFKVTVDDLQGEGFSQFGGVDVEKNGTPHPVAVSAFDHATLKNLCQSVVTDLGPLGKWTLVLNAGQSDDKAKQVDAQQLLIDLNQLNADAEFKNINIGQDAGTLKGSAVKKLQDDGGTLPTGAQGFAQAADSAHLQHVQQTAWATSAGTFTLNGLKLNINKGSGAGVECY, translated from the coding sequence ATGTCCCAGTCCTACGGCAAGACCCGCTGGAAGCGCTTCGCCCTGGTGATGGTGCCCAGCATCGCGGCCACCGCCGCGATCGGCGTCTCGCTGGCCAACTCCGCCCTCGCGGCCTCGTTCTCGGTCTCCGGCCAGCAGTTCAAGGTCACCGTCGACGACCTGCAGGGCGAGGGTTTCTCCCAGTTCGGCGGCGTGGACGTCGAGAAGAACGGCACCCCGCACCCGGTCGCGGTCTCCGCCTTCGACCACGCGACGCTGAAGAACCTGTGCCAGTCGGTCGTCACCGACCTCGGCCCGCTCGGCAAGTGGACCCTGGTCCTCAACGCCGGCCAGAGCGACGACAAGGCGAAGCAGGTCGACGCCCAGCAGCTGCTGATCGACCTCAACCAGCTGAACGCGGACGCCGAGTTCAAGAACATCAACATCGGCCAGGACGCCGGCACCCTCAAGGGCTCCGCCGTCAAGAAGCTCCAGGACGACGGCGGCACCCTGCCGACCGGCGCCCAGGGCTTCGCCCAGGCCGCCGACTCCGCGCACCTGCAGCACGTCCAGCAGACCGCGTGGGCCACCTCGGCCGGCACCTTCACGCTCAACGGCCTGAAGCTGAACATCAACAAGGGCTCCGGCGCGGGCGTCGAGTGCTACTAG
- a CDS encoding MarR family winged helix-turn-helix transcriptional regulator, with amino-acid sequence MPKPLALDFDPIARADELWTRRWGKVPSMAAITSVMRAHQILLGRVDAVVKPYGLTFARYEALVLLTFSRSGELPLSKIGERLMVHPTSVTNTVDRLERAGLVTRRPNPLDGRGVLAAITDRGRRVVEEATRELVTVEFGLDGYDADACREVFDLLRPLRIAAGDFEAPAEEGPDRDGA; translated from the coding sequence GTGCCCAAGCCCCTCGCCCTCGACTTCGACCCGATCGCCCGCGCCGACGAGCTCTGGACCCGCCGCTGGGGCAAGGTGCCGTCCATGGCGGCGATCACCTCGGTGATGCGCGCCCACCAGATCCTGCTCGGCCGGGTCGACGCCGTGGTCAAGCCCTACGGCCTCACCTTCGCCCGCTACGAGGCCCTGGTGCTGCTCACCTTCAGCCGCTCCGGCGAGCTCCCGCTCTCCAAGATCGGCGAGCGCCTGATGGTCCACCCCACCAGCGTCACCAACACCGTCGACCGCCTGGAGCGGGCCGGCCTGGTCACCCGCCGCCCCAACCCGCTCGACGGCCGCGGCGTCCTCGCCGCCATCACCGACCGCGGCCGCCGGGTCGTCGAGGAGGCCACCCGCGAACTCGTCACCGTCGAGTTCGGCCTGGACGGCTACGACGCCGACGCCTGCCGCGAGGTGTTCGACCTGCTGCGCCCGCTGCGGATCGCCGCCGGCGACTTCGAGGCCCCGGCCGAGGAGGGGCCCGACCGGGACGGCGCGTAG